A single window of Kitasatospora sp. HUAS MG31 DNA harbors:
- a CDS encoding DUF4232 domain-containing protein: protein MFAARTSRTRLITAAATAALALCTLTACDDGAATAAGPASPSGAAPTGAVAGSPAAAPASNAPTAHAAPTAAAKTAAPTRTPAAPDKQVPCEGSNTKTTAAPLNRPVNHMLLTVTNTGTGSCNLYGYPAVRFGEAQAVPPVIEDSHPQAVVTLRPGESGYASVNLAAADGSAAHGHTVTSLTVYFHGPSGNQSVGTGARPALPATGVHVDDSLKVTYWQRSLDEATSW, encoded by the coding sequence GTGTTCGCCGCCCGCACCTCCCGCACCCGTCTGATCACCGCCGCCGCGACCGCCGCACTCGCCCTCTGCACCCTGACCGCCTGCGACGACGGCGCGGCCACCGCCGCGGGCCCGGCCTCCCCCAGCGGTGCCGCTCCGACCGGCGCCGTCGCCGGCTCCCCCGCCGCCGCGCCCGCCTCGAACGCCCCCACCGCCCACGCCGCCCCCACCGCTGCCGCGAAGACCGCCGCGCCGACGCGGACGCCCGCCGCCCCCGACAAGCAGGTCCCCTGCGAAGGCTCCAACACCAAGACGACCGCGGCCCCGCTGAACCGGCCCGTCAACCACATGCTGCTCACCGTCACCAACACCGGCACCGGCAGCTGCAACCTCTACGGCTACCCGGCCGTCCGGTTCGGCGAGGCCCAGGCCGTACCCCCGGTCATCGAGGACTCGCACCCGCAGGCCGTCGTCACGCTCAGGCCCGGCGAGTCCGGCTACGCCTCCGTGAACCTCGCCGCCGCCGACGGGAGCGCCGCCCACGGCCACACCGTGACCTCCCTGACCGTCTACTTCCACGGCCCCTCGGGCAACCAGAGCGTCGGCACGGGCGCCCGCCCGGCACTGCCGGCGACCGGCGTCCACGTGGACGACTCCCTCAAGGTCACGTACTGGCAGCGGTCACTCGACGAGGCCACCAGCTGGTGA
- a CDS encoding HAD family hydrolase has protein sequence MTTSTPRPRLIATDLDGTLLGPGGAVSPRTATTLAAAEEAGIQVVFVTGRPPRWMRQLSGHIGGHGVAICSNGGAIVDVRRGELLESFPLRPADALAVVRALREALPGTAFAFEYPGGFAREPEYTVVMWESDKEHPVAPAEELLADGQVGGLFKVLAKHPDLGPDAFLARAREAAGDLAEITRSSPIALLEISARGVTKASTLASWCREQGIDRSEVVAFGDMPNDLEMLAWAGRSYAVANAHPEVLAAVARHTVSNEQDGVAAVIETLF, from the coding sequence ATGACCACCAGCACGCCCCGCCCCCGCCTGATCGCCACCGACCTGGACGGCACCCTGCTCGGCCCCGGCGGCGCGGTCTCACCCCGGACGGCGACGACCCTGGCCGCGGCCGAGGAGGCGGGCATCCAGGTGGTCTTCGTGACCGGTCGGCCGCCGCGCTGGATGCGGCAGCTCAGCGGGCACATCGGCGGCCACGGCGTGGCCATCTGCTCGAACGGCGGCGCGATCGTCGACGTCCGCCGCGGCGAGCTGCTGGAGAGCTTCCCGCTGCGGCCCGCGGACGCCCTGGCGGTGGTCCGGGCCCTGCGCGAGGCGCTGCCCGGGACGGCCTTCGCCTTCGAGTACCCGGGCGGCTTCGCCCGCGAGCCCGAGTACACCGTGGTGATGTGGGAGTCCGACAAGGAGCACCCGGTGGCCCCCGCCGAGGAACTGCTCGCGGACGGGCAGGTCGGCGGCCTGTTCAAGGTGCTGGCCAAGCACCCGGACCTGGGGCCCGACGCGTTCCTGGCCCGAGCCCGTGAGGCGGCCGGCGACCTGGCGGAGATCACCAGGTCCAGCCCGATCGCCCTGCTGGAGATCAGCGCCCGGGGGGTCACCAAGGCGAGCACCCTGGCGAGCTGGTGCCGTGAGCAGGGCATCGACCGGTCCGAGGTGGTGGCCTTCGGCGACATGCCGAACGACCTGGAGATGCTGGCCTGGGCCGGGCGCTCCTACGCCGTGGCCAACGCCCACCCCGAGGTGCTGGCCGCAGTGGCCCGGCACACCGTGAGCAACGAGCAGGACGGCGTCGCCGCGGTGATCGAGACACTGTTCTGA
- a CDS encoding ABC transporter ATP-binding protein encodes MGQQTTSADRVPNQGRAPVAGAPLVVTAASYRIGDRTLLDGLDLTVESGTSVAVTGPSGSGKSTLLMCALGLITPDSGRVSVAGTDVTALSPRRRAHHRRDHIGVVFQFGELLPELSPVENVVLAGLLAGQSRNTAVAQARELLDELGVPADRTSTGRLSGGERQRVAVARALINRPALLLADEPTGALDQATRDHVCDLLFALPRTHGCALVVVTHDGTVADRADRRLELRGGVLVDHRGGPTTARGAEDGTA; translated from the coding sequence ATGGGGCAGCAGACCACGAGCGCGGACCGCGTGCCGAACCAGGGGAGGGCCCCGGTCGCCGGCGCGCCGCTGGTCGTCACCGCCGCCTCCTACCGCATCGGCGACCGCACACTGCTCGACGGACTCGACCTCACCGTGGAGTCCGGCACCTCGGTCGCCGTCACCGGACCCAGCGGAAGCGGCAAGAGCACCCTGCTCATGTGCGCGCTGGGACTGATCACCCCCGATTCCGGCCGCGTCAGCGTCGCCGGAACCGACGTCACCGCACTCTCCCCCCGCCGCCGCGCCCACCACCGGCGCGACCACATCGGTGTGGTCTTCCAGTTCGGCGAACTCCTCCCGGAACTCAGCCCCGTGGAGAACGTCGTGCTGGCCGGACTGCTCGCCGGCCAGTCCCGGAACACCGCCGTCGCCCAGGCCCGCGAACTCCTTGACGAACTCGGCGTGCCCGCCGACCGCACCAGCACCGGCCGGCTCTCCGGCGGCGAACGCCAGCGGGTCGCGGTCGCCCGCGCCCTGATCAACCGCCCCGCCCTGCTGCTCGCCGACGAACCCACCGGCGCACTCGACCAGGCCACCCGCGACCACGTCTGCGACCTGCTGTTCGCCCTGCCCCGCACACACGGCTGCGCCCTGGTCGTGGTCACCCACGACGGCACCGTCGCCGACCGTGCCGACCGGCGGCTCGAACTGCGCGGCGGCGTCCTCGTCGACCACCGGGGCGGCCCCACCACCGCCCGCGGAGCCGAGGACGGCACCGCATGA
- the cydD gene encoding thiol reductant ABC exporter subunit CydD has product MRPVDPRLLAHARTTRAFLAGSVILGGAGAVLVVAQASLIAEIVVRAFQQHSYDLTGPLLGLALVALGRAAVAWLTELAAHRSVARVKSTLRRRLLEHATALGPAYLTGRRTGELTTLATRGIDALDDYFARYLPQLALAVVVPAVVLARILGADWESAAIIAVTLPLIPLFMVLIGMATQSRMDRQWAGLSRLSHHFLDVVAGLPTLKVFNRAKHQARTIARITDDYRRATLKTLRIAFLSSFALELLSTLSVALVAVSIGFRLVNGTLDLETGLLVLVLAPEVYLPIRQVGALYHSSVEGLTAAGEIFEVLQTPLPAGGTHPVPPLDRAVITLADVTVTHPGRSHPALDGLSLTLPPGRTTAITGPSGAGKSTLVSVLLGFTPPDRGRVLIDGRDLADHDLDGWRRQIAWVPQHPYLFAGTVAENVRLARPDATDLQVRDALAAAHADGFAEPGTVLGEGGAGLSAGQRQRLALARALLTDRPLLVLDEPTANLDGASEAAIVTALAALRGHRTILLIAHRPALLTTADHRHHLTAAHGLTPTPGGVTTRGAGNCANREAQTVRSGADSIPLPQSVPLEGRTRLPEAVPNNEPGSEPDLAEGALRTAQFPAPLRGPGAAPRLWPSVGLGALGLGCAVALMATSGWLISRASEMPPVLYLMMAVTSVRAFGIGRSVFRYAERLLSHDAVLSALGGVRTAVYARLERLAPAALPAYRRGDLLARLVSDVDSVQDHYLRWRLPAAVAVVVSLGASAALAAFLPLAGAVLAVGLVLAGAVVPALGALLSGRAERRQSPARGELSTAVVETFTGTAELTVAGALPARLAGVRAADGRLTALAARSAAGAALSAGLTALVTGLTVTLAAAAGVWGVRTGALEPVCLALVVLTPLAAFEGVAGMPTAVRFRERARAARARLDEVLTAPEPVVEPAEPRPLPAEPLPVAVRGLSARWPGAERDALSGVDLDLAPGRRIAVVGPSGSGKTTLAQVLLRFLDQREGRVELGCPQPVDSRELASDDVRRVIGLCAQDAHVFDSSLRENLRLAAPGAGEEDLRRALAAARLLDWVDTLPDGLDTMVGEHGARLSGGQRRRLALARALLADFPVLVLDEPAEHLDLPTADALTADLLAATEGRTTLLITHRLAGLDDATVDEVLVLDAGEVVERGRWSELIARQDGRLAAMRRRELAADTLLEPV; this is encoded by the coding sequence ATGCGCCCGGTCGACCCCCGGCTGCTGGCCCACGCCCGCACCACCCGCGCCTTCCTCGCCGGATCCGTGATCCTCGGCGGGGCGGGCGCGGTCCTGGTGGTGGCCCAGGCCAGCCTGATCGCCGAGATCGTCGTCCGCGCCTTCCAGCAGCACAGCTACGACCTGACCGGGCCGCTGCTCGGCCTCGCCCTGGTCGCCCTCGGCCGGGCCGCCGTCGCCTGGCTGACCGAGCTCGCCGCCCACCGCTCGGTCGCCCGGGTGAAGTCCACCCTCCGCCGCCGCCTGCTGGAACACGCCACCGCCCTCGGCCCGGCCTACCTCACGGGCCGTCGCACCGGCGAGCTCACCACCCTCGCCACCCGCGGCATCGACGCCCTGGACGACTACTTCGCCCGGTACCTGCCCCAGCTGGCCCTGGCCGTGGTCGTGCCCGCCGTGGTGCTGGCCCGGATCCTCGGCGCCGACTGGGAGTCCGCCGCGATCATCGCGGTCACCCTGCCGCTGATCCCGCTGTTCATGGTGCTCATCGGCATGGCCACCCAGAGCCGGATGGACCGCCAGTGGGCCGGACTCTCCCGGCTCTCCCACCACTTCCTCGACGTGGTCGCCGGCCTGCCCACCCTCAAGGTCTTCAACCGGGCCAAGCACCAGGCCCGGACCATCGCCCGGATCACCGACGACTACCGCCGGGCCACCCTGAAGACCCTGCGGATCGCCTTCCTCTCCTCCTTCGCTCTGGAACTCCTCTCCACCCTCTCGGTCGCCCTGGTCGCCGTCTCCATCGGCTTCCGGCTGGTGAACGGCACCCTGGACCTGGAGACCGGGCTGCTGGTCCTCGTCCTCGCCCCCGAGGTGTACCTGCCGATCCGCCAGGTCGGCGCGCTCTACCACTCCAGCGTCGAGGGGCTCACCGCCGCCGGGGAGATCTTCGAGGTCCTGCAGACCCCGCTCCCCGCGGGCGGCACCCACCCGGTCCCGCCACTGGACCGCGCCGTCATCACCCTCGCCGACGTGACCGTCACCCACCCCGGACGCAGCCACCCCGCCCTCGACGGCCTCTCGCTCACCCTCCCGCCCGGCCGGACCACCGCGATCACCGGACCCAGCGGTGCCGGCAAGTCCACCCTGGTCTCCGTCCTGCTCGGCTTCACCCCGCCGGACCGCGGGCGCGTCCTGATCGACGGCCGCGACCTCGCCGACCACGACCTCGACGGCTGGCGCCGGCAGATCGCCTGGGTGCCGCAGCACCCGTACCTCTTCGCCGGGACCGTCGCCGAGAACGTCCGGCTCGCCCGCCCCGACGCCACCGACCTCCAGGTCCGCGACGCCCTCGCCGCCGCCCACGCGGACGGCTTCGCCGAGCCCGGCACCGTCCTCGGCGAGGGCGGGGCCGGCCTGTCCGCCGGGCAGCGGCAGCGGCTGGCGCTGGCGCGGGCCCTGCTCACCGACCGGCCGCTGCTGGTGCTGGACGAGCCGACGGCGAACCTCGACGGCGCGAGCGAAGCCGCGATCGTCACCGCCCTCGCCGCCCTCCGCGGCCACCGCACCATCCTCCTCATCGCCCACCGCCCCGCCCTCCTCACCACCGCCGACCACCGCCACCACCTCACCGCCGCGCACGGGCTCACCCCCACCCCGGGCGGGGTCACCACCAGGGGCGCGGGGAACTGCGCGAACCGGGAGGCTCAGACGGTCAGGTCCGGCGCCGACAGCATCCCCCTCCCGCAGTCGGTGCCCCTGGAAGGGCGAACCCGGTTGCCGGAGGCCGTACCGAACAACGAGCCGGGGTCCGAACCGGATCTTGCCGAGGGTGCCCTCCGGACCGCGCAGTTCCCCGCGCCCCTGAGGGGCCCGGGTGCCGCGCCCAGACTCTGGCCGTCGGTGGGGCTCGGGGCGTTGGGGCTCGGGTGTGCGGTGGCGTTGATGGCGACGTCGGGGTGGCTGATCTCGCGAGCGTCGGAGATGCCCCCGGTGCTGTACCTGATGATGGCGGTCACCTCCGTCCGGGCGTTCGGGATCGGCCGCAGCGTGTTCCGCTACGCGGAGCGCCTGCTCTCCCACGACGCGGTGCTGTCCGCCCTCGGCGGCGTCCGGACCGCCGTCTACGCCCGCCTGGAGCGGCTGGCCCCGGCGGCGCTGCCGGCGTACCGGCGGGGTGATCTGCTGGCCCGGCTGGTCTCGGACGTGGACTCGGTGCAGGACCACTACCTGCGCTGGCGGCTGCCGGCCGCCGTCGCGGTGGTGGTGTCGCTCGGGGCGTCGGCGGCGCTGGCGGCGTTCCTGCCGCTGGCGGGGGCCGTGCTGGCGGTGGGGCTGGTGCTGGCGGGGGCCGTCGTCCCGGCGTTGGGGGCCCTGCTGTCGGGGCGGGCGGAGCGGCGGCAGTCCCCGGCGCGGGGTGAGTTGTCGACCGCGGTGGTGGAGACGTTCACCGGTACGGCGGAGCTGACGGTCGCGGGTGCGCTGCCTGCCCGGCTGGCCGGGGTCAGGGCGGCCGACGGGCGGCTGACGGCGCTGGCGGCCCGCAGTGCGGCGGGGGCGGCGCTCTCGGCCGGGCTGACGGCGCTGGTGACCGGCCTCACCGTGACGCTGGCCGCGGCGGCCGGGGTGTGGGGGGTGCGGACGGGCGCCCTGGAGCCGGTGTGCCTGGCGCTGGTGGTGCTCACGCCGCTGGCCGCGTTCGAGGGGGTGGCGGGGATGCCGACCGCGGTCCGGTTCCGTGAGCGGGCGCGGGCCGCCCGGGCCCGGCTGGACGAGGTGCTGACCGCGCCGGAGCCGGTGGTCGAGCCGGCCGAGCCGCGTCCGCTGCCCGCCGAGCCGCTGCCGGTCGCGGTCCGCGGGCTGTCCGCCCGGTGGCCGGGGGCGGAGCGGGACGCGCTGTCGGGGGTGGACCTGGACCTCGCCCCGGGCCGCCGGATCGCGGTGGTCGGTCCGTCCGGTTCGGGCAAGACGACGCTGGCGCAGGTGCTGCTGCGGTTCCTGGACCAGCGCGAGGGCCGGGTCGAGCTGGGCTGTCCACAGCCTGTGGACAGCCGCGAGCTCGCCTCGGATGACGTCCGCCGGGTGATCGGCCTGTGCGCCCAGGACGCCCATGTCTTCGACAGCTCGCTGCGGGAGAACCTCCGCCTCGCCGCGCCCGGTGCCGGCGAGGAGGATCTGCGCCGGGCGCTGGCCGCCGCCCGGCTGCTCGACTGGGTGGACACCCTGCCGGACGGCCTGGACACCATGGTCGGCGAGCACGGCGCCCGGCTGTCCGGCGGCCAGCGCCGCCGGCTGGCGCTGGCCCGGGCACTGCTGGCGGACTTCCCGGTGCTGGTGCTGGACGAGCCCGCCGAGCACCTGGACCTGCCCACCGCCGACGCGCTCACCGCGGACCTGCTGGCCGCCACCGAGGGCCGGACCACCCTGCTGATCACCCACCGGCTGGCCGGACTGGACGACGCCACGGTGGACGAGGTGCTCGTCCTGGACGCCGGCGAGGTCGTCGAGCGTGGCCGCTGGTCCGAGCTGATCGCCCGTCAGGACGGGCGGCTCGCCGCGATGCGGCGGCGCGAGCTGGCGGCCGACACGCTTCTGGAGCCGGTCTGA
- a CDS encoding DNA-binding protein has translation MTERFETVVLDSQGLSSWILQDRAVLAMLQVFHAMGADFVVGANTIVEATHARVNEARLNWTLSRVKVEAVTEQAARASAALLKQAGLHGHKYAIDATVAEMALRQPGPVAMLTSDVDDMSKLCGGRVRLIAI, from the coding sequence GTGACCGAGCGGTTCGAGACGGTCGTACTGGACTCCCAGGGACTGTCCTCGTGGATCCTGCAGGACCGCGCCGTGCTGGCGATGCTTCAGGTGTTCCACGCCATGGGGGCCGACTTCGTCGTCGGCGCGAACACCATCGTCGAAGCCACGCACGCACGCGTGAACGAAGCCCGGCTGAACTGGACACTCTCCCGGGTCAAGGTCGAGGCGGTCACCGAGCAGGCCGCGAGGGCCTCGGCCGCGCTGCTCAAGCAGGCCGGCCTGCACGGCCACAAGTACGCGATCGACGCGACCGTCGCCGAGATGGCGCTGCGCCAGCCCGGGCCGGTGGCCATGCTCACCTCCGACGTCGACGACATGTCCAAGCTCTGCGGCGGCCGGGTCCGACTCATCGCGATCTGA
- a CDS encoding ABC transporter permease: MRRLHLTAQLLRVGWAAGRGARENRLRFFALLAATGLLATALTAVVAAAAVYDGRAVRSAERSPVTLDARPDERPVALWGYTYDTIDDLQYSVVFIAPLVDGAPLPPGVDHWPGPGEALLSPALAEAGANAGIGDRFGRTVGTIGTEGLESPQERLAYVRPVDSRLDDARLFQIVGFGTEGLGGFGEHTLIGPLWVLQTALVCLLVLPALVLTTIAARLGATGRDRRTALLDALGSGWSARALINLGEAALPVLLGTAAGLLPWLLGLSTDLRIPLTGYQLPQPDLRAVTWQAVGAGLLAALTVLCAVVLLHRAGTAGRRSRRTAPRAEADRLPRLRAMICPVALLVATRGPELLAARSPFWFVIVYAVGVVATLATLPAVIALGTARAGAALARLGFRAGRSSALVAGRWMAERPGVTARLVAGVVIGIGLMGQVQVHSSRISEPMIAAQRTVDRIGGSVVTVKAPGDARRTADFAAALPSGIGILALTEPDDEGRPILRAPCETLTQVGIGCTGETVLTRAQSDPRLAELADWGSPDGHLTVVAGPLDQQAALAVQQLVLVSDSRAELPLPAIKSAAYQHLSLSPNVGTLGYTWLIGATERAQTVYWAILFGIVALTTLGLAAAVNNAGEFLRFSRTAAPLTVLSGRRSLYAAIAAWTIGLPLVAATLIGLIANYWLVAPMTVPLIGGKLSDTGVMAMAATSLLLALASWLASAAQATRQAARWTPEAD, translated from the coding sequence ATGAGGCGCCTCCACCTGACCGCCCAGCTCCTGAGGGTCGGCTGGGCCGCCGGCCGCGGGGCCCGCGAGAACCGGCTGCGCTTCTTCGCGCTGCTCGCCGCGACCGGCCTGCTCGCCACCGCGCTCACCGCCGTCGTGGCCGCGGCCGCCGTGTACGACGGCCGGGCCGTACGGTCCGCCGAACGCAGCCCGGTCACCCTCGACGCCCGGCCCGACGAACGTCCCGTCGCGCTCTGGGGCTACACCTACGACACCATCGACGACCTGCAGTACTCGGTCGTCTTCATCGCCCCGCTGGTCGACGGCGCACCCCTGCCCCCGGGCGTGGACCACTGGCCGGGACCCGGCGAGGCCCTGCTCTCCCCGGCTCTCGCGGAGGCGGGCGCGAACGCCGGCATCGGTGACCGGTTCGGCCGGACCGTGGGCACCATCGGCACCGAGGGCCTGGAGTCCCCGCAGGAACGGCTCGCCTACGTCCGGCCGGTCGACTCCCGCCTCGACGACGCGCGGCTGTTCCAGATCGTCGGCTTCGGAACCGAGGGTCTCGGCGGCTTCGGCGAACACACCCTGATCGGGCCGCTCTGGGTGCTGCAGACCGCCCTGGTCTGCCTCCTCGTCCTCCCCGCCCTGGTCCTCACCACCATCGCGGCCAGGCTCGGCGCCACCGGGCGCGACCGCCGGACCGCCCTGCTCGACGCCCTCGGCAGCGGCTGGTCGGCCCGGGCGTTGATCAACCTGGGCGAGGCGGCCCTGCCCGTCCTCCTCGGCACCGCCGCCGGACTGCTGCCCTGGCTGCTGGGCCTGAGCACCGACCTGCGGATCCCGCTGACCGGGTACCAGCTGCCGCAGCCCGATCTCCGCGCAGTCACCTGGCAGGCGGTCGGGGCCGGGCTGCTCGCCGCGCTCACCGTGCTCTGCGCGGTGGTGCTGCTGCACCGCGCCGGCACGGCCGGCCGCCGCTCCCGACGCACCGCGCCCCGCGCGGAAGCGGACCGGCTGCCCCGGCTGCGGGCGATGATCTGCCCGGTGGCGCTCCTGGTCGCGACCCGCGGACCGGAACTGCTCGCCGCGCGCTCCCCGTTCTGGTTCGTCATCGTCTACGCGGTGGGCGTTGTCGCCACCCTGGCGACGCTGCCCGCGGTGATCGCGCTCGGCACCGCCCGCGCCGGGGCCGCCCTGGCCCGGCTCGGCTTTCGCGCGGGCCGCTCCAGCGCTCTGGTGGCCGGCCGGTGGATGGCCGAACGGCCGGGCGTCACCGCCCGGTTGGTGGCGGGCGTGGTGATCGGCATCGGCCTGATGGGCCAGGTCCAGGTGCACTCCAGCCGGATCAGCGAACCCATGATCGCGGCCCAGCGGACCGTCGACCGGATCGGCGGCAGCGTGGTCACCGTCAAGGCCCCGGGCGATGCCCGGCGGACCGCGGACTTCGCCGCCGCCCTGCCGTCCGGGATCGGCATCCTCGCACTCACCGAGCCCGACGACGAGGGCCGCCCGATCCTGCGAGCCCCCTGCGAGACCCTCACCCAGGTCGGGATCGGCTGCACCGGGGAGACCGTCCTCACCCGCGCTCAGTCCGACCCCCGGCTCGCCGAACTCGCCGACTGGGGCAGCCCCGACGGCCACCTGACCGTGGTCGCCGGGCCGCTGGACCAGCAGGCCGCGCTCGCCGTCCAGCAGCTCGTCCTGGTCTCCGACTCGCGTGCCGAGCTGCCGCTGCCCGCGATCAAGTCGGCCGCCTACCAGCACCTCTCGCTCAGCCCCAACGTCGGCACCCTCGGCTACACCTGGCTGATCGGCGCCACCGAGCGCGCCCAGACGGTGTACTGGGCCATTCTGTTCGGCATCGTCGCGCTGACCACGCTCGGCCTGGCCGCGGCCGTGAACAACGCCGGCGAGTTCCTCCGGTTCAGCCGGACCGCCGCACCGCTCACCGTCCTCTCCGGGCGGCGCAGTCTCTACGCGGCGATCGCGGCCTGGACCATCGGGCTCCCGCTGGTGGCCGCCACACTGATCGGACTGATCGCGAACTACTGGCTGGTCGCCCCGATGACCGTCCCCCTGATCGGGGGCAAGCTCTCCGACACCGGCGTCATGGCCATGGCCGCCACCAGCCTCCTGCTCGCCCTCGCCAGCTGGCTCGCCAGCGCCGCCCAAGCCACCCGCCAAGCCGCCCGCTGGACCCCGGAGGCCGACTGA
- a CDS encoding GAF domain-containing protein has translation MERPADPTPEPTPPRVPEISSLGLDTLVTEVSERLQSAAAVTDRMQRLLEAVVSVGAGLDLHATLHRIATGAAELVDAEYAALGVISRHGPGLSDFIHVGIDDETAARIGELPIGRGILGALIENPEPLRLADLGADPRSSGFPPHHPPMRSFLGEPIRVRGEVFGNLYLTEKKGGGGFTPEDEQVVHALAAAAGVAIENARLYEEGRRRERWISGAAAVTTALLSTDEAGIALTVAAEQVRDLADAALGMILLPAGEGGLRVAHASGEAAEYLKGELVQAQGFAGRLLAGESVSIDDLASEPTAVIRPARAFGPSLAVPMVSSGRVLGALCVWRRPGTAPFSASEQQLAQTFASQAALALRVSEYQRDKQRLAVFQDRDRIARDLHDLVIQRLFATGMMLESAARRSVVPEVRTGIGQAVDELDATIQEVRTTIYALQHGDTDDEPDTLRTRVLREGSQAAAALGFKPGITFAGPMESLVGDQTARQLLAALREMLSNTARHARASRVSVQVDATVHLDEEGRPLSGDPQAPDRPGRPGVLLTVTDDGVGIPAGGRRSGLKNLTRRAEALGGDAWHEPGPDGRGTRIRWSARL, from the coding sequence ATGGAGAGACCGGCGGACCCCACCCCCGAGCCGACGCCCCCGCGGGTGCCGGAGATCTCCTCGCTCGGCCTGGACACCCTGGTCACCGAGGTCTCCGAGCGCCTCCAGTCGGCGGCCGCGGTCACCGACCGGATGCAGCGCCTGCTGGAGGCGGTGGTCTCGGTCGGGGCCGGGCTGGACCTGCACGCCACCCTGCACCGGATCGCCACCGGCGCCGCCGAACTGGTCGACGCCGAGTACGCGGCCCTCGGGGTGATCTCCCGCCACGGGCCCGGGCTGTCCGACTTCATCCACGTCGGGATCGACGACGAGACGGCCGCCCGGATCGGTGAACTCCCCATCGGGCGCGGCATCCTCGGCGCGCTGATCGAGAACCCGGAGCCGCTCCGGCTGGCCGACCTGGGCGCCGACCCGCGCTCCTCCGGCTTCCCGCCGCACCACCCGCCGATGCGGTCCTTCCTGGGCGAGCCGATCCGGGTCCGCGGCGAGGTGTTCGGCAACCTCTACCTCACCGAGAAGAAGGGCGGCGGCGGCTTCACCCCCGAGGACGAGCAGGTGGTGCACGCCCTGGCCGCCGCGGCCGGCGTGGCCATCGAGAACGCCCGGCTGTACGAGGAGGGCCGCCGCCGGGAGCGCTGGATCTCCGGTGCCGCCGCCGTCACCACCGCGCTGCTCTCCACCGACGAGGCCGGTATCGCCCTGACGGTGGCGGCCGAGCAGGTCCGCGACCTGGCCGACGCGGCGCTCGGCATGATCCTGCTGCCGGCCGGCGAGGGCGGGCTGCGGGTCGCGCACGCCTCCGGCGAGGCCGCCGAGTACCTCAAGGGCGAGCTGGTGCAGGCGCAGGGCTTCGCGGGCCGGTTGCTGGCGGGGGAGAGCGTCTCCATCGACGACCTGGCGTCCGAGCCCACCGCGGTGATCCGTCCGGCCCGGGCGTTCGGCCCCTCGCTGGCCGTCCCGATGGTCTCCTCGGGCCGGGTGCTCGGCGCGCTGTGCGTCTGGCGGCGGCCCGGCACCGCGCCGTTCAGCGCCTCCGAGCAGCAGCTCGCGCAGACCTTCGCCTCGCAGGCGGCGCTGGCCCTGCGGGTGTCCGAGTACCAGCGGGACAAGCAGCGGCTGGCCGTGTTCCAGGACCGCGACCGGATCGCCCGGGACCTGCACGACCTGGTCATCCAGCGGCTCTTCGCCACCGGCATGATGCTGGAGAGCGCGGCCCGCCGCAGCGTCGTCCCCGAGGTGCGGACGGGCATCGGCCAGGCGGTGGACGAGCTGGACGCCACCATCCAGGAGGTCCGCACCACCATCTACGCGCTGCAGCACGGCGACACCGACGACGAGCCGGACACCCTGCGCACCCGTGTCCTGCGGGAGGGCAGCCAGGCCGCGGCGGCCCTGGGCTTCAAGCCCGGCATCACCTTCGCCGGGCCGATGGAGAGCCTGGTCGGTGACCAGACAGCCCGTCAGCTGCTGGCCGCGCTGCGGGAGATGCTCTCCAACACGGCCCGGCACGCCCGGGCCTCCAGGGTCTCGGTCCAGGTGGACGCCACCGTCCACCTGGACGAGGAGGGGCGCCCGCTCTCCGGCGACCCGCAGGCCCCGGACCGGCCCGGCCGGCCGGGGGTCCTGCTCACCGTCACGGACGACGGTGTCGGCATCCCGGCCGGCGGGCGGCGCAGCGGTCTGAAGAACCTCACCCGGCGGGCCGAGGCGCTCGGCGGGGACGCCTGGCACGAGCCGGGTCCGGACGGCCGGGGCACCCGGATCCGCTGGAGCGCCCGGCTGTAG
- a CDS encoding type II toxin-antitoxin system CcdA family antitoxin, with the protein MSATTRITVTLPTEQVAELKKLTDNVSGYVAEAVARQIRHQLLAEDLRRYQEEQGRFTDEELSEAHARIFGSGGAAGSASAA; encoded by the coding sequence ATGTCAGCAACCACGCGGATCACCGTGACGCTCCCGACGGAACAGGTGGCCGAGCTGAAGAAGCTCACCGACAACGTCTCCGGATACGTCGCGGAGGCGGTCGCCCGCCAGATTCGGCACCAGTTGCTCGCGGAGGATCTCCGCCGCTACCAGGAGGAGCAGGGCCGCTTCACCGATGAGGAGCTGTCCGAGGCGCACGCCAGGATCTTCGGCTCCGGCGGGGCCGCCGGTTCGGCGAGCGCCGCGTGA